CGGCGCGGCCGGCCGCGCCGTTTTCATTTGCCGTAGCGATAAGGGAGCTTCAGCACGTCGCCGATGGAGTAGATGGTGCGGTCGGCCTCTTCCTCCACGCCCACGGGTTCGAGCACCGCAAACTCGCCGTGCTGCAGGCGCGCGGTATGAAAGCCCAGCGACTTCCCTGCCTTGATCTCGCTCGAGGGCCGGTCGCCCACCACCAGAATCTTGCGCGGATCCTTTTCCTCATGCTGCTGGATGACTTTGAAGATCGCTTCCTTCGTCATCAGCTTTCCCGTATCGGCGTAAAAGATCTTCTTCACTGACTTCTCAACGTCGAGCCCCAGCGCACGCACCTTGGCGTGCTGCGTCTCCGGATCCCCAAAACTGACGATGAAGTTTCGTACCCCGCGCCGCGCGAGGGTTCGCAGCACGCGTCGGCTGGCGGGAAAAAGCGTCAGCTTACCCACTGGCGTCGAGAAATAGGCTGCGCGGGCGCGCATCTTGGCCAGCTCTGGGTTCGCGACTTTGAAGCGCCGGCAGACGGCCTCATCGATGTACTGCAGGTGGGGGTCCTGCTTGAAGGCCCCCATCCGCGCCTGGAAGACCTGGGCGACGGTCGCAGCCACTCCCGCCTCGACCATCGCCTCGGCGGCGTGGCGATGCGCCAGTTGCACGCGCTGCCGAAAGCAGTCGTAGAGCGTGTCGTCCAGGTCGAAGATAACGGTTGTGATAAGCGGACGTTCGCGACGCTCCGCGGGGTTCCCGCGGAGCGCCCGACCGGCTCGCCGCTTCGCCGCCCCGCTATTCGAACGACGCGACCGCTTCGCCTTCATCGTCATAGATCTCGAAGAGGTTGAGCAGGCCGACGATCTTCAGCGTCTGCACGGCCAGCTTCGAGGGGTTGACGAGTTTGAGCGCTCCGCCACGCTGTTTGGCGATGGTGAGCAGGCGGACCAGCGCACCGATGCCGCTCGAGTCGATCATCGGAACGTCGGACACATTGACGACGATGCGGCTGTCGCCGTTGCCAAAAAGCTCTTCGACGGCTTGACGGAAGGAATCGACAGGGTCGCCGATCTTCAGGTCGCCGTGGAGGTGGATGACTTGCACTTCTTCATGCTTCCGGACATCGATCTCCAAAAACGGCCTCCGGGGGATGGGCGCTCTAAGGCCAGGTGTTGATTGACACCTCAATACCTGTTTGCTACAGTCGCGCTCAAATTAAGAGAACCTGCTGAAATTTGCAAGGGCAATAGTCTCGCCCGCCCAGCACAACGTCTTGACTTCAGAATCTTTGAGCAGAGGGAGCCGCTTTCCATGGCGACTCAGAGTCCGGGGTTTTCCGTTCCCTTGGCGGAGTTTGCCGCCACGCTCCTGGCGCAAAGGGAGATCAGCCCGCGCGCGCGCATCATCGCGGAGTTTGTTTCCGGGCTGATCCCTGAGGCTGCGGTCGTGGTCTATGCAGTCCACGACCAGGACCAGCCGGCGTGGAAGGCGGAAGCACTGCTGGGCGAGATCGCCATGCAGGAAGCGATCGTCGAGCACGGCGCCGGCACACTCGGCGCCCTGGCGGAGAATCGCGAACCCGTGCTTTACGAAGCCGGTGAGGTAGCGCGCGAGGATTACGCCCACTTGAACGTCCGGCGGACGATACAGTCGCTCGCCTACATCCCGCTCCTCGTGGACGAGACCACACTCGTGGGTGCGATCGAGATCGTCAGTTTCGGCAAGCCACTCACCGAGGGGTCGGTGGCGCCGGTCCTCGAAGCGGGTGAACTGGCCGCGCTGGCGCTGGGTTCAGCCATCATCTACGAGAACGAGCGCAACCAGCAGCTCGAATCGATCACGCGCGTCACTCAGATGTACGACCTGGAAAAGGTCTTTAATTCCACGCTGGAGATAGATGCGCTCGTGCCCGTCATCTGCGCCAAATTTCAGGAGATCCTCAACGCCCAGATCGTGAACCTATGGATGGTCCACGATGAGGAGCTTCTGCTCGGCGGCCAGGCGGGCAACGATCCGCGTTATGAACTTGGCTCGACCCAAAAAGCGGGTGAAGGTATCGCCGGCGATGTATCGGGAAAAGGCGAACCGCTGCTCATCGATAACGCCGAGGACGAGCGCATCAAACGCCGTAATGCCGGCGTGGACGGCGATGCCTACGCAGTGATGGTCGCGCCGCTCATCGAGAAAGAGAAGGAGGTCGGCGTTATAGAGATCGTGAACCGACTCGACGGCTCCGGCTACGACGAGGACGACCTCTTCCTGCTCACCACCATCTGCGATGCAGCGGCGGGCGCGCTGCACAACGCCCGCCTGCTGCAGACCGAACGCAAGGTCGAGATCCTGGAGACGCTGGTCAAGGTCAGCAAAGAGATTACTTCTACCCTCAACCTGGACCGCGTACTGCAGGCGGTGGTGGATGGCCCGCAGGAGGTCATCCCCTATGAACGCGCTTCGATCGCCCTCGACCAGCACGGCAACTTGCAGATGAAGGCGGTCTCGGGTGAAGCGCGCGTGGACAAGACCGACCCGAACATCCGTCGCCTCGACGAGTTGATGCACTGGGTCGCCGGCGTGCAGCAGGAGGTTTTCGCCACCCAGCGCGAGGAGAGGGTCGAAGCCAAGCCGGAAAGTAGCGAGGAAAAATTCCGCCAGTATTTCTCCGAGAGCGGCGCGCGCGGTTTCTTCGCCCTGCCGCTCACCGACGATCAAGGGCGCGTGGGCATAATCACGTTCGAATCGAGCGATCCCGATTTCCTCGGCGAAGCGCACTTCGAGATGATCAAAGTGCTGGCCGGACAGGCCACGGTGGCCATCCGCAACGCCGAGATGTATAAGGAAGTTCCCTTCATCGGCCTGCTGGAGCCGCTGCTCAAGAGACGCGAGAAGTTCCTCTCCATGGACCGGCACCGGCGCCGCAATTACCTGGTGTTTGCAGCGGCGGTGGCGGTATTCCTCGCCGTCTTCCCGCTCCCCATGCGCCTGGATGGCGATGCGACCGTAGCGCCTGCAGCGACGGCGCAGGTGCAGCCGGAGATCGCCGGGGTGGTGCGCCGCGTGCTCGTGACCGAGGGACAGCGCGTGACCAAAGGAACGACCATCGCCGAGATGGAAGACTGGGACCTGAAGACTGCGCTCGCCGCTGCGGAGGCCAAGCGAGCCAACGCGGTCGCGCAGATGAGCCAGGCTCTTGCCAGCGGCGATAGCACCACGGCAGGGGTGAAGCGCGCCGACGCCGACTACTGGACCGCCGAAGCGCAGCGTGCGCAACAACGGCTCGATCGCTCGCGCTTGCGCGCACCCATCGACGGCATCGTCGCCACACCCCACATCGAGAATTTTACGGGTAGGCACCTGGACGTGGGTGAACGCTTCGCCGAGATCATAGACACCAATCGGGCGGTGGTGGATATCGGCGTCTCAGAGGACGAGGCCGGCCTGCTCCAAGAGGGTGTGAAGGGTTGGGTGAAGCTGGAGGCGCTGCCGACGCAGACCTTCCGCGGCAAGGTGAACGTGGTGAGTCCGATGAGCACGACCGAAGGCGATCATCGCGTCTATTTCGCGCGCGTCGAGGTACAGAACCCCGAGGGGACGATCCGCTCCGGTATGCAAGGACGCGGCAAGATCGAGGCTGGCTGGCATCCCGCCGGCTACGTGCTCTTCCGCAAGCCGTTCTTGTGGTTCTGGGCGAAACTCTGGTCGTGGATGCCATGGTGAACTCGAAGAGGAGAACTACTACCTTGAAAGGTCATGTCTTGGATGTTGCGCTCCTGATCAGCGCGGCCGCGCTCGCTGGCTGCGGTGGCTCTAACACCGCCGCCAATAAGCAGGCGCCGGCCCCGAAACCCGCGGTAACGATGGCTGCTGCTGCGCCTACGACGGAGAACGACGGCGTGATCGCCAGCGGTCCGCTCATCGTGGAGAACCAGGTGGAGGTAGAAGCGGCGCGTGAAGGCATGGTCAGCCGCGTCTTGGTCGACACCGGCACCGCGGTGCAGAAAGGTCAACTGCTGGGCGAGCTGGACAATCGCCAGGCCAAGGCTGACCGCGACGCTGCGGCCGCACGGGTGCGCAGCCTGGAGTTCGACGTGAAGGGCTGGGAGTACGAGACCAAAGTGCTCGAGGCCGACTTGGGACGCTCCGAAAGAATGTGGGAGGCGCAGCTCATCACCAAACAAGAGCTCGACCACGCACGTTACAAGGTCGAGGCCGACAAGTATGAGACGGAGCGCTACCGGGCGAACCTGGAGGCTGCCCGGCATCAACTCCAGACGGCGGACTTGGAACTGGCCAAGACGCGCATCATCGCACCTTTCCCTGGAGTGATCGGCCGACGCTACGTTCGTGCCGGCGACAAGGTGACCATGGGCGAGCGGTTGTTCTGGGTGACTGCGACGGCACCGCTGCGCATGCGCTTCACGTTGCCGGAGAAATATGTCGGCAAGATCCGTAAGGGCGACATGCTCAACGTCGCCGTGGCCGATGCGCCGGAGATGAAGCATAGCGCACGCATCGTGCTCGTCAGTCCCGTGGTCGATCCGGCCAGCGGCACGATCGAGGTATCGGCGGAGGTCATGCCGCCGCTGGGTGACCTGAAGCCGGGCATGTCCGCCACCGTAAGCTTCGCGGCTGCCTCATCGATCGCGCCGAAATGAACCTTACCGAGACGCTCAACGTCGCGCTTCCCGATATCCCGATCCACAATCAACGGAGAGGGTATTTCAAGCTCCACCCGGCGCTCGTCGGGAAGGAGCACATGGAAGGCGACGAGCGAGTGGTCAGCGCCATCATCTCCAAGCGGCCCGAGTTGTTCACCTTCACGCCCGAACAGTGGACCATCGTCAACCTGTTCGATGGCAAACGCTCCTTCGAAGAGATTGCCGAGCTCTATTTCAGACAGAGTGGCGTGCGCTACAGCCAGGAAGAGATTGCCAGCTACGCCGAGGAGCTCGATTCGGTCGACTTCTGGTTCAAGACACCCCTCGAGAAGAACATCGCGCTGCGGCAGAAGCTGGCGGAAGAGCGCGGCAAGCATAAGAAGAAGACGTCGAAGTACGGTGACGTTTCGCACATCGAGTTCAACGCCTGGGATCCGGACGACTATCTGGAGAAGGTGAACCGCGTTCTGGCGTTCATGTACACGCCATGGTTCACGCTGGTCACCCTGCTCGGCTTCCTCTTCATGGCGTACATCTTCGTCATCAAGTGGAGCGAGATCGGCGTGGATACGCTCCAGTTCTATGACATGACGGTCAAGAGCGGCTGGGAGATCGCCGAGTTCTGGCTGCTCGCGTGCCTGGTTCTCTTCATCCATGAAACGGCGCACGGCATCTCGTGCAAGCACTACGGCGGACATGTCCATCGTATGGGCTTCCACCTGATCTATCTCACGCCGGCCTTCTTCACCGACGTGACCGAAGCTTGGGTCTATGCCGATAAGTGGCAACGTGTGGTGACCATCGTCTCCGGCGCCTGGTCGGAGATGATGATCTGCGCCATCGCCGCGCCCATCTGGTACGTCACGCCTTACGGCACCTGGGTCCACGAGTTTGCCTACAAGCTGATCCTCATCACCGGCTTGGGCGTGCTCTTCTTCAACTGGAACCCGCTCATCAAACTCGATGGCTACTATTTGCTCACCGAGATCATCGCCATTCCCAACCTCAAAGAGGATGCGACTGCCTACACCTCGGCGCTGGTGAAGCGGTTGGTATGGCGGCTGCCGATCGAGATTCCATACGTCGCGAAGAAGCGGAGGGTCGGTTTTGTGGTCTATGCGCTGGCTTCCGGCGCATACAGCTACATGATCCTGTACATCGTCGCGCGCTTTGCCGGCAACCTGACACGCGGCATCAGCGGCGACTGGGCGTTTATCCCTGCGATCGCGATCGGGCTCCTCATCTTCCGCTCGCGAATCAAGACTCTGGTGTCCTTTATGCAGACTGTCTATCTCGACAAGAAAGAACGACTACGCGTTTGGTTCACTCCGCAGCGCTCACTGGCGGTCGCTGTTGCCGGTCTGGTGCTGATCTTCGCTCCCCTCTGGCAGGACTCCATCGAGGGGCGTTTCATCCTCGAGCCTAAGGACCACGCCGTGTTGCGTGCTGCTGTGGCCGGCGTGGTGGAGCAAGTGAACGCCCAGGAGGGCCAGGCGGTGAGCGCCGGCGATGTGCTCATCCGCATGCGCAATCTACAGTTGGAATCGGAGGCTGGACGTGCCCGGGCGGACTTCGTGGTCGCCAATGCCCGCTTCGCCGACGCGCAGCTTCATTTTGCCGATTATGTTCCCGCGCAGCACGAACGCGAGCAGGCGCGCATCAGCGCGCGCCAGTCCGCTGACCGCCTGGAGCGGCTCGCCATTCCTAGCCCGCTCAATGGAACGATCTCTTCCCCGCGTCCCCAAGACCTTGAGAATAGCTACGTCAAGGAAGGCGCCGTGTTGCTCGAGGTGGTGGATGGGTCAATGCTGAAGGCGCGCATCTACATCCCCGAGTTCGACGTGCGCAAGGTCACCATCGGAGAACCGGCCCGCCTGCTATGCGACGATCGCATGCGGCCACTTAGCGGCACGGTGGAGTCCATCCTGCCGGCCTCGGAGGACATCCAGGGAGGCCTGATGCACAAGACGGAATACAAGGGCACCCGTCCCCCCAGGTTCTATGTGGTCACGATCCTGGTCGCGAATCAATCCGACTCGCTGAAGATCGGAATGCCCGGTACAGCCAAGGTTTTCCATGGACGAAAGAGCGTAGCCGGCATGCTGTGGGAGCCCCTCTGGGATACCGTCTCGCGGAAGGTTTGGTAGGACTCCAGACTTAGTACCCCACCACAAATAAAAAGGAGGCTGCGAACGAGTTCGCAACCTCCCTCCCCCTTGTTACA
This sequence is a window from Acidobacteriota bacterium. Protein-coding genes within it:
- a CDS encoding STAS domain-containing protein, whose protein sequence is MEIDVRKHEEVQVIHLHGDLKIGDPVDSFRQAVEELFGNGDSRIVVNVSDVPMIDSSGIGALVRLLTIAKQRGGALKLVNPSKLAVQTLKIVGLLNLFEIYDDEGEAVASFE
- a CDS encoding efflux RND transporter periplasmic adaptor subunit; protein product: MAAAAPTTENDGVIASGPLIVENQVEVEAAREGMVSRVLVDTGTAVQKGQLLGELDNRQAKADRDAAAARVRSLEFDVKGWEYETKVLEADLGRSERMWEAQLITKQELDHARYKVEADKYETERYRANLEAARHQLQTADLELAKTRIIAPFPGVIGRRYVRAGDKVTMGERLFWVTATAPLRMRFTLPEKYVGKIRKGDMLNVAVADAPEMKHSARIVLVSPVVDPASGTIEVSAEVMPPLGDLKPGMSATVSFAAASSIAPK
- a CDS encoding efflux RND transporter periplasmic adaptor subunit produces the protein MATQSPGFSVPLAEFAATLLAQREISPRARIIAEFVSGLIPEAAVVVYAVHDQDQPAWKAEALLGEIAMQEAIVEHGAGTLGALAENREPVLYEAGEVAREDYAHLNVRRTIQSLAYIPLLVDETTLVGAIEIVSFGKPLTEGSVAPVLEAGELAALALGSAIIYENERNQQLESITRVTQMYDLEKVFNSTLEIDALVPVICAKFQEILNAQIVNLWMVHDEELLLGGQAGNDPRYELGSTQKAGEGIAGDVSGKGEPLLIDNAEDERIKRRNAGVDGDAYAVMVAPLIEKEKEVGVIEIVNRLDGSGYDEDDLFLLTTICDAAAGALHNARLLQTERKVEILETLVKVSKEITSTLNLDRVLQAVVDGPQEVIPYERASIALDQHGNLQMKAVSGEARVDKTDPNIRRLDELMHWVAGVQQEVFATQREERVEAKPESSEEKFRQYFSESGARGFFALPLTDDQGRVGIITFESSDPDFLGEAHFEMIKVLAGQATVAIRNAEMYKEVPFIGLLEPLLKRREKFLSMDRHRRRNYLVFAAAVAVFLAVFPLPMRLDGDATVAPAATAQVQPEIAGVVRRVLVTEGQRVTKGTTIAEMEDWDLKTALAAAEAKRANAVAQMSQALASGDSTTAGVKRADADYWTAEAQRAQQRLDRSRLRAPIDGIVATPHIENFTGRHLDVGERFAEIIDTNRAVVDIGVSEDEAGLLQEGVKGWVKLEALPTQTFRGKVNVVSPMSTTEGDHRVYFARVEVQNPEGTIRSGMQGRGKIEAGWHPAGYVLFRKPFLWFWAKLWSWMPW
- a CDS encoding HAD family hydrolase, which codes for MKAKRSRRSNSGAAKRRAGRALRGNPAERRERPLITTVIFDLDDTLYDCFRQRVQLAHRHAAEAMVEAGVAATVAQVFQARMGAFKQDPHLQYIDEAVCRRFKVANPELAKMRARAAYFSTPVGKLTLFPASRRVLRTLARRGVRNFIVSFGDPETQHAKVRALGLDVEKSVKKIFYADTGKLMTKEAIFKVIQQHEEKDPRKILVVGDRPSSEIKAGKSLGFHTARLQHGEFAVLEPVGVEEEADRTIYSIGDVLKLPYRYGK
- a CDS encoding HlyD family efflux transporter periplasmic adaptor subunit, with the translated sequence MNLTETLNVALPDIPIHNQRRGYFKLHPALVGKEHMEGDERVVSAIISKRPELFTFTPEQWTIVNLFDGKRSFEEIAELYFRQSGVRYSQEEIASYAEELDSVDFWFKTPLEKNIALRQKLAEERGKHKKKTSKYGDVSHIEFNAWDPDDYLEKVNRVLAFMYTPWFTLVTLLGFLFMAYIFVIKWSEIGVDTLQFYDMTVKSGWEIAEFWLLACLVLFIHETAHGISCKHYGGHVHRMGFHLIYLTPAFFTDVTEAWVYADKWQRVVTIVSGAWSEMMICAIAAPIWYVTPYGTWVHEFAYKLILITGLGVLFFNWNPLIKLDGYYLLTEIIAIPNLKEDATAYTSALVKRLVWRLPIEIPYVAKKRRVGFVVYALASGAYSYMILYIVARFAGNLTRGISGDWAFIPAIAIGLLIFRSRIKTLVSFMQTVYLDKKERLRVWFTPQRSLAVAVAGLVLIFAPLWQDSIEGRFILEPKDHAVLRAAVAGVVEQVNAQEGQAVSAGDVLIRMRNLQLESEAGRARADFVVANARFADAQLHFADYVPAQHEREQARISARQSADRLERLAIPSPLNGTISSPRPQDLENSYVKEGAVLLEVVDGSMLKARIYIPEFDVRKVTIGEPARLLCDDRMRPLSGTVESILPASEDIQGGLMHKTEYKGTRPPRFYVVTILVANQSDSLKIGMPGTAKVFHGRKSVAGMLWEPLWDTVSRKVW